One Phycisphaerae bacterium RAS2 DNA window includes the following coding sequences:
- a CDS encoding ABC-2 family transporter protein → MRNVVPLAQRELAASFYSPVAYIVAAVFLFATGYLFMTRTLVEGGEATMRVLFDGIAILLIFAVPMLTMRLLADEFASGTIEALMTAPVTDVEVVLGKFLGVMAFFAALIVSTAVYAIILMMHGGRDLTAILYGYLGMLLLGSFYVSVGLFASAITRYQLVAALVGIALLGLLTTAVDYFAGLAGGDWRATLSYVNVLHHFEDFSKGLFDTQSIVFFIAATLFFLFLAVKVLESRRWR, encoded by the coding sequence CGAAACGTGGTTCCCCTGGCCCAGCGCGAACTGGCGGCGAGCTTCTACTCGCCCGTGGCGTACATCGTTGCCGCGGTCTTTCTCTTCGCGACGGGCTACCTGTTCATGACACGCACACTGGTCGAGGGCGGCGAGGCGACGATGCGCGTGCTGTTCGACGGCATCGCCATCCTGCTTATCTTCGCCGTGCCGATGCTGACGATGCGGCTGCTGGCGGATGAGTTCGCCTCCGGCACGATCGAGGCGCTGATGACCGCGCCCGTCACCGACGTCGAAGTCGTCCTGGGCAAGTTTCTCGGCGTCATGGCCTTTTTCGCCGCCCTGATCGTCAGCACGGCCGTGTACGCGATCATCCTCATGATGCACGGCGGGCGCGACCTGACCGCGATCTTGTACGGCTACCTCGGCATGTTGCTGCTCGGTTCGTTCTATGTTTCGGTCGGCTTGTTCGCCAGCGCGATCACCCGCTATCAGCTGGTCGCGGCGCTGGTGGGCATCGCGTTGCTGGGTCTGCTGACGACGGCGGTGGATTACTTCGCGGGTCTGGCCGGCGGCGACTGGCGCGCGACGTTGAGCTATGTCAACGTGCTGCATCACTTCGAGGATTTCAGCAAGGGTCTCTTCGACACGCAATCAATCGTCTTCTTCATCGCCGCCACGCTGTTTTTCCTGTTCCTGGCGGTCAAGGTTCTGGAGTCGCGCAGATGGCGGTAA